Below is a genomic region from Bacillus mycoides.
AGGACCACTTCCAGGTATTTTGGCTCTTACTTGTTTCTCCGTTGGACTCGTAGCGAAATTATTGTATGAGTCAATTGAATCAATTGATCCAGGTCCATTAGAAGCGATGACAGCTGTAGGAGCGAATAAGGTGCAATGGATAGTTTATGGGGTCATTCCGCAAGTGAAAGCGCACTTCGTCTCCTATGTACTTTATACATTTGAGGTAAATGTACGTGCAGCAGCTGTTCTAGGTTTAGTAGGAGCAGGTGGGATTGGATTATATTATGATCGTACACTTGGATTTTTACAATATCAACAAACTGCTTCTATTATTATTTATACCCTTGTTGTTGTATTGCTAATTGATTATATAAGTACAGCGTTGCGGGGGAAATTATAATGAGTAAAACGACAATAATCGTACCAAAACCGAAGAAACCGAGTATATATCGCTGGATTATTTTTATAGCACTTACAGTTATATATGTATGGGCCTTTTCAGGAGTCCCGTTAGAGGGAATAAAGAATACGGCGGGAGAAATTACAAAAGCAATTATGACAGGCGTATTGAACCCAGATTGGTCGTATGTATCTTTGCCAGATGGTGAAGATTTATTACACGGTTTAATTGATACGTTGGCAATTGCGATATTAGGTACATTTATTTCTGCTTTTTTATCTGTTCCATTTGCTTTTTGGGCGGCAACGAATATGAGTAGTGGAAAATTAACTTCAGGAACTGGGAAATTTGTACTTAGTTTTGTTCGTACATTTCCTGAATTAGTTATGGCTCTTTTATTTATAAAAGCTGTTGGTCCAGGCTCTTTTGCCGGAGTTCTAGCTTTAGGGTTACACTCTATCGGAATGTTAGGGAAACTATATTCGGAAGGAATTGAAAATATAGATAAGGGACCGACGGAAGCGTTAATAGCAACGGGTGCAAATCGGTTTCAAATACTTTGGTATGCCGTATTACCACAAGTGTTACCGGATTTTCTATCGTATACGTTATACAGGTTTGAAATTAATGTACGATCCGCTGCGATTTTAGGTGTTATTGGAGCAGGTGGTATTGGTACGCCATTAATTTTTGCACTTAGTTCACGTAATTGGTCTCGTGTGGGAATTATTTTATTAGGTATCATTTTAATGGTAATTATAATTGATTTTATTTCAAGTTCTATTCGTAAGCGGATTATTTAATTTGTTTTAAAAGCATCTAATTCAGATGCTTTTTTGTATTTTTAAAGGTTATCAAAAAAGAGATATATCAGAAATTAGTATATTTGTATAAATATACAGATAATTATCTTTATTTTTAAAATAAAAACAATTAAAAAGTATGTCATATTGAATGCCCATACATTCCCTGAATCACTGTATTTTTTATGAAAAATCAAAAAAACATCAACATATTTGTCGATACATGTTGTATAATCTTGCGTGGGAAGCTATCATATAAATGTATAAAACGTTTACTAACATACGCGAAGGGAAGAATAGCATGTCACATTCAATCGAACAACTTTCTATCAACACGATTCGCACATTATCCATTGATGCGATTGAAAAAGCAAACTCTGGTCACCCAGGAATGCCAATGGGTGCAGCACCAATGGCTTATACATTATGGACTCAATTTATGAAACACAATCCAAATAACCCAACGTGGTTTAACCGCGATCGTTTCGTATTATCTGCAGGTCATGGTTCAATGTTACTATACAGCCTACTTCATCTATCTGGTTATGACTTAACAATGGATGATTTAAAGAACTTCCGTCAATGGGGAAGCAAAACTCCAGGACATCCTGAGTACGGTCACACAGCAGGTGTAGACGCAACAACTGGTCCACTTGGACAAGGTATTGCAACTGCTGTTGGTATGGCGATGGCTGAAAGACATTTAGCGGCTAAATACAACCGTGATGCGTATAATGTAGTAGATCATCATACATACGCTATTTGTGGTGATGGAGATTTAATGGAAGGCGTTTCTGCTGAAGCATCTTCATTAGCTGCTCATTTACAATTAGGTCGTCTTGTAGTACTTTACGATTCAAACGATATTTCATTAGATGGCGATTTAAATCGTTCATTCTCTGAAAGTGTAGAAGATCGTTACAAAGCATACGGATGGCAAGTAATCCGTGTTGAGGATGGAAACGATATTGAAGCAATCGCAAAAGCAATTGAAGAAGCGAAAGCTGACGAAAAACGCCCAACGCTAATTGAAGTAAGAACGACAATTGGTTTCGGTTCTCCAAACAAATCAGGAAAATCAGCTTCACATGGTTCTCCACTTGGTGTAGACGAAACAAAATTAACGAAAGAAGCATACGCTTGGACTGCTGAACAAGACTTCCATGTAGCAGAAGAAGTATATGACAACTTCCGTAAAACAGTACAAGATGTTGGTGAAACGACGCAAGCTGCGTGGAACACGATGCTCGGTGAATATGCACAAGCATATCCAGAATTAGCAAACGAACTGCAAGCAGCAATGAACGGTCTTCTTCCAGAAGGTTGGGAACAAAGCTTACCAACTTATGAAGTAGGATCAAAAGCAGCAACACGTAATTCTTCAGGTGCTGTAATTAATGCAATTGCAGAGTCTGTACCATCATTATTTGGTGGATCAGCTGACCTTGCTGGTTCTAACAAAACATATATGAATAACGAAAAAGACTTCACAAGAGCTGATTACAGCGGTAAAAACATTTGGTACGGTGTTCGTGAGTTTGCGATGGGTGCAGCAATGAACGGTATTGCACTACATGGCGGTTTAAAAACTTACGGTGGTACGTTCTTCGTATTCTCTGACTACTTACGTCCAGCAATTCGCCTTGCAGCATTAATGCAATTGCCTGTAACGTATGTATTCACACATGATAGTATCGCTGTTGGTGAAGATGGTCCAACACATGAGCCGGTTGAACAATTAGCAGCACTTCGTGCAATGCCAAACGTTTCTGTTATTCGTCCAGCAGACGGTAACGAATCAGTTGCAGCTTGGAGACTAGCTCTAGAATCAACAAAAACACCAACTGCATTAGTGTTAACTCGTCAAGATCTTCCAACATTAGAAGGTGCAAAAGACGATACTTATGAAAAAGTAGCAAAAGGTGCATATGTAGTTTCTGCAAGCAAGAAAGAAACTGCTGATGTAATCTTAATTGCAACTGGATCTGAAGTAAGCTTAGCAATCGAAGCGCAAAAAGCTCTAGCAGCAGACGGCGTTGATGCAGCTGTTGTTAGCATGCCATCTATGGATCGCTTTGAAGCTCAAACTGCTGAGTACAAAGAATCTGTACTACCAAAAGCAGTAACGAAACGTTTCGCAATTGAAATGGGTGCTACAATGGGATGGCACCGTTATGTAGGTCTTGATGGAGATGTACTAGGTATTGACACATTCGGTGCTTCTGCTCCTGGTGAGAAGATTATGGAAGAGTATGGATTTACTGTAGAGAACGTTGTTCGTAAAGTAAAAGAAATGCTTTAATGATTTTAGAAAAATCTCTCCAGCATGGGGAGATTTTTCTATGTAATTGAGTTTTTTCGACAGGAAAAGTTTTTTCTCTCTCCGTAGTCAGACAATCATTGCAAATCTTCTCTTATATAATGTAGGGAAAAGGTTGTCCAGATCGGGAGGGGAAAAATGAAAACGTATGAATTGTATTTAATTCAAGAGGATATTGCGAAAGCTTACTTTGGTCGTGAATATTTGTTTTTTGATTTATTTGCTCGATTTTCAGAATCTGGGTTCCTTTCGGAGAAGAAAGTATTATATAAACAAATGACGTATATTACGATGCCGTTACAAGTAATGAAAATTCATCATAAATTAGAACAAGCTTTGCGTGTTCTTGGTAAATATGAAAGAACAAATCATACTCATACGCTTTATACAGGAGCCGAATACGGAGAAATAATGGTGAAACCACAATATATTCGAATAAACACTTCTGGAAATGTATCCATGGAAACAACTTTCTTTGAGGTGCTTAGAAAGTGTGAGTTAACATTTTTAGCGATGGATTATGAAAATAAAAAGTACGGTTGGTTAAATCCTCTCAAACAAGTACGAACATATGTGTAAAAAATGTCGAATAGTATCTTGTCTTATTGAAAAGGTTTTAGTACACTGTAAGGTAGACAACATGAAGGAGGAAAAGATATGCCAATGTGGTTAGGTATTCTAGTGGGCGTAGTAGCACTAGTAGCAGGCGTGGCGTTAGGATTTTTCATTGCCCGCAAATACATGATGAATTACTTACAAAAAAATCCACCAATTAACGAACAAATGTTAAAAATGATGATGATGCAAATGGGACAAAAACCTTCCCAAAAGAAAATCAATCAAATGATGAGCGCGATGAACAAGCAACAAACGAAATAAGCGCCAAAGGGCACTCTTACCGAGTGCCCTTTTCTTTTGGTTATAAAAGATATTTAAAACTTTTAAAAATTCTGTGTTTTTGGTAAACTGAAAACATCGCTCATTTTAAGGGAGGAGGATAAATATGAAAGTGTTTTTTAATTTAGCTTGGTTTTTTAAGCAAGAAAAACGAGCGTACATAATCGGAATTATTATGTTATTTGGTGTCGCGCTTCTTGAACTTGTAGCGCCAAGAGTACTGGGCATTGTAGTAGATGAAATTAATAATGGAACATTAACGTCTGAAAAATTGTTGAACTGGGTTATTCTATTAGTAGTTGTAGGAATTACGATGTATATATTACGTTACTTATGGCGTATTATGATTTTTGGATCTTCTTTAAAACTAGCTCGTCAACTGCGAAAGAATCTATATGAACATTTTACTAAGATGAGCCCATCCTTTTATCAATCACGTCGCACAGGCGATTTGATGGCACATGCGACAAATGATATTCAGGCGATTCAGCAAACTGCGGGGGCAGGTGTTTTAACACTCGTTGATTCATTAGCTGTTGGAGGATGTGTACTCGTAGCGATGGGATTTACAATTAGTTGGAAGTTAACGTTATTAAGTTTAATTCCGATGCCAATTGTAGCTATTTCTACAAATTATTATGGAACTTTATTGCATAGAAGATTTCATAAGGCACAGCAATCGTTTTCTGAAATCAATGATAAAGTACAAGAAAGTATGAGTGGGATGAAGGTAATTCGCTCACTTGGACAAGAGAAAGAGGATTTACAAGCGTTTCGGAAGAAATCTGAAGATGTCGTACATAAAAATATGCTAGTTGCACGTATTGACTCGTTATTCGATCCAACGATTTCCCTAATTGTCGGATTTTCATTTTTGATCGCAATTTGTTACGGATCATTATTAGTCGTACGAGGTGAATTAACTGTAGGGGAATTAGTAACATTTACAACGTACTTAGGGACACTTGTATGGCCAATGTTAGCGTTTGGATGGCTATTTAATATTATGGAGCGTGGACGTGCTTCGTATGATCGTGTGGAGAAAATACTTTCACAAACTTCAGATGTAGTGAATAGGGACAATGCTATAAATACTATAGCAAGTGGTGATGTTTCGTTTGCTGTTGATTCGTTTTCTTATAAAAAGAATGAACTATTAAACTTAAAAGATATTTACTTTAACTTAAGAAAAGGTGAAACATTAGGAGTTGTAGGGCGTACCGGTGCAGGGAAGACGACGTTATTAAAATGTTTAATTCGAGAGTATGATCATTTTAATGGTGAATTAAAAGTTGGGGAGCGGGATATTCGAGATTTAACACTTCACGGTGTGCGTTCTGCAATTTCATATGTACCGCAAGATCACTTTTTATTTTCAGCGAGTATTGGGGAGAACATTGCTTTTGGAAAGGCCGATGCTACATATAAAGAAATTAGCCGAGCTGCTGATATTGCTTGTATTCATAATGATATATTTCAATTTCCAGAAGGGTATGACACTGTAGTAGGTGAAAGGGGCGTTTCACTATCAGGAGGTCAAAAACAGAGAATCTCTATTGCGCGTGCATTATTAACAAATGCTGAAATTTTAATATTAGATGATTGTTTATCAGCCGTAGATGCAAAAACAGAAGAAACTATTTTAACTGCATTGAAACGAGAAAGGGCAGAGAAAACGACGATTATTACTGCCCATCGTTTAAGTGCTATTCAGCATGCAAATCTTATTCTTGTTATTGATGAAGGTAGGGTTATGCAGCGAGGGACACATGAGCAATTAATGAAAGAAAATGGTTGGTATAAAGAAATGTACGAAAGCCAGCAGTTAGAGGCATTAGTAGAGAAAGGAGGCGTATGATGGCTGAGAAAAAACGGAGTGATTTAAGAAGGTTGCTTTCTTATATGAGGCCCTATAAAGGGTTATTGGCGGTAGCATTTTTATTTCTAGTTGGTGCAACTGTAACTGAAATGATGGGTCCTTTTTTAATTAAACAATTTCTTGATGAACACTTAGTGCCAGGTAACTTTGAACAATCAGCACTTGTAACCCTATTTGTAGTGTATATTATTGCTCATTTATTAAAAGTATTATTTACTTATTTAGACTTATTGTACTTTCAAAATATCGCTTTTAAGATTGTCCAAGATATGCGAGTTGAAGTGTATGAACATGTTCAAAAATTGTCATTAAGCTTCTTTGATCGTACGCCGATTGGTACGCTCGTATCTCGCATAACGAATGATACAGAAGCGATTAAGGATTTTTATGTTAGTGTACTATCAACATTCGTGAAAAATGTAGTCTTTTTAGTAGGGATTTTAGTAGCGATGTTTTTATTAGATGTAAAATTAGCGCTATTTTCGCTCATATTAATTCCGGTAATGTTTGCAATTATGGTGTTGTATCAACGGAAAAGTGCAGCTTTTTATTTAGAGGTACGTAATCAGCTGAGTATATTAAATGCAAAGTTAAATGAGTCCATTCAAGGTATGAATATTGTTCAGGTGTTCCGGCAAGAAAAGCGGATGAGAAAAGAATTTGAAGAAGTGAACAATAAACATTTTAGTGCTGGACGTCGTACATTGAAATTAGATGCATTACTTTTACGTCCAGCAACAGATCTTGTTCATATTGTAGCAATTGCGGTAGTACTTGGTTTATTCGGAATCGATGCTTTAAAGAGTCCTGTTGAAGTAGGGGTTTTATATGCTTTCGTTAACTATATTCATCGTTTCTTCCAGCCGGTAAATGAGATGATGATGAAACTATCTTTTTTCCAGCAAGCGCTTGTTTCATCATCGCGTGTATTTCATTTAATGGATGATAAAGATTTAGCTCCTGTTCAAATGGGGAGTGAACAGCCACGAGTAGCTAACGGGGAAATTCAGTTTAAAGATGTTACTTTTTCATATGATGGAAAGCGTGACGTTTTAAAAAATGTATCTTTTCACGTAAAGTCAGGGCAAACGGTTGCTTTCGTAGGGCATACTGGTAGCGGAAAGAGTACGATTATGAATTTATTAATGAGATTTTACAATATTAAATCAGGAAATATAGTAATAGACGGAGTAGATTTAGAGAAGTTCGAAGAACAAGAAATTCGAAAGAAAATTGGTCTTGTGCTGCAAGATGCATTTTTATTTGCTGGAAATGTAAAGCAAAATATTCGTATGTATAATGAAGAGATTACGGATGAAGAGATAGAGGAAGCGGCAAAGTTTGTGCAAGCGAATACGTTTATTGAAAAATTACCAGAGCAGTATGATACAGAAGTTGTCGAAAGAGGAGCTGCATTTTCTAGTGGTCAAAGGCAATTAATTGCTTTTGCTAGAACGATAGCAACCAATCCGAAAGTATTAGTGTTAGATGAAGCGACGGCAAATATTGATACAGAAACAGAGGAGGCTATCCAAACGGCATTGCAGCAAATGCGAAAAGGTAGAACAACGATAGCGATTGCGCACAGATTGTCTACAATCCAAGATGCGGATCAAATATTTGTTATGCATGAAGGGGAAATTGTAGAAAGCGGAACACATCAAGAGTTACTTAGTAAACAAGGACTTTACTACAATATGTACTTGCTACAAAATAAAGGGAGTTTGCAACAGGCCTTGTAGAATTACAAGGTCTTTTTTCTATTCTCTCAGATATTAAAATGTAATAAAATTTTCGAAATATGTGAGAGATTTGTCGTGTCCTTTAACTAGAGTTGTACATATTGTATATAGAATAACAAAATTTGATAGGAGCTTTTATATGCAAAATAGATCCAGTTCAAATATTACATTTATTGATGTGTCTCATTGGGAAGGAAACATTAATTGGAATGCTGTGAAGTCATCTGGCATTCCAGCGGCGTATGCAAAAGCGACGGAAGGTGTGAACTATATTGACCCTACTTTCGTTCAAAATGTACAAGCTGCGAGAGATGCGAATGTATTAATTGGTGCATATCATTTTGCGCACCCAGAACAAAATGATGCCATTTCAGAAGCGAAACATTTTGTGAATATATTACAGAGTAATCAGACGGACTTAATCCCTGTTTTAGATTTAGAATCGCCAACGGATACTAGCAATAGTAGTTTAACGGGTGCGACTATATCGAATTGGGCAAGAAGTTTCGTAAATTATGTGAAACAAGCTACTGGGAAAAATGTAATGTTATATACAGGAGTTTGGTATATTAATGAATTTGGAATTAGCGGGTTAAGTGACATTCCACTTTGGATTTCCAAATATTCTAGTATACCGCCTGCTGATGCTGGTGGATGGACAGAGTGGACAGCATGGCAGTACACAGATTCTGGGCAAATTTCAGGTGTAGGAAATTGTGACGTATCAGCAGCTGTTTCATTAGAAGCTTTACAAGGAAATGGAGCAAGTGGTGGAGGGAATGTTTTCACGCCTAATAATGCGACTCCAGTATACGGAGTTGCTGTAATTAATGGAGATAATGTGAATTTACGAAGTGGACCATCTTTACAGTCTAGTGTAATTCGCCAATTGAATCGTGGCGAATCATATGAAGTTTGGGGAGAACAAAATGGATGGCTCTGCTTAGGGACAAATCAGTGGGTATATAATGATTCAAGTTATATTCAGTATAAACATTATGTAGCAACTATTACTGGCGATAATGTGAATCTGCGAGATGCTCCATCATTAAACGGGAATGTTATAAGACAGTTACATCATAGTGAATCATATCGAGTATGGAGTAAGCAAGATGGATGGCTTTGCTTAGGGACAAATCAATGGGTATACTATGATTCAAGTTATATTCAGTATGGTGTACAATAAAGTGAATCTAAAAGGTATCTCGACTGAGGTGCCTTTTATGAAAAATATATAATTTTTACAAAGTATATATTGATAACATAGTATAATGTAATTGATATATGTTTAAAAATAATCGGAAATGAAATAAAGGAGTAATAATATGGAGTATGTGCTAATAGGTGGGATTTTAATATTATTAGCTGTAGTGTTTGTACTGTTTTATAAAAATAAACAGTTAGAATCAGAGAGTCAGCAAGTAGAGTTTGAAAAGAAACAAGCGATTGAAACGTATGAAAATGAGATTGCAGCTACGATTACAGGGCATAAAGAACAACAGGATACTTTAAAGAATATGGAACAGAAAAAATATAATGATTTACAAGTGAATACAGCTAGAGAACTTGAAAATATGCGTATGATGAAAAATCAATTGGCTGTTCAACATAGTAAAGAACGTAGTGAAATGCAAGATAAGCATAGTAGGGAAGTACATATGTTTCAAAATTTAATTGCGGATTTACGAGAATATACCAAAAATGGTGCTGAAGTGAATGCGCATGAAATATTACATTATATGAAGCGAGGTTTCGTTGAGCAAGGAATAATACTAGAAGAAGAGTTTCATATTATACCGAACGTTTTTATGATACGCAATAAATATAGAGATAAACGTGACATAAATGATAATCGAATTCATCACCTTATCTTATGTAAAACTGGTATTTATCTACTTGAGACGAAAGAATGGACAGGGAAATTAATCCATGGCTTAACGAAAGAAAATGCGGGTATATATTCATTTATGATTGAGGAAATTGGTAAGTATCAACATGAAATTGAAAAAGAAGAGACACTTGAATTTATTACGGATGGAACTTCATTAACTTTGCAAGTAAGAAATGAAGGGAATCCAGCGTATAAAGCGAAAATGCTATCTCAAACTTTATATAATTGTTTGGAAGAAATGCAAGTAGATATTGTAAAGGAAAAAGTAAAACCAATTGTATATTTTGAAAATGAGAGTGGAAAAGAAGTTATTGATCTTTCTAATGAAGAATTGCCGAGATTTAAAGATAGAGAGCAAATTGTAACGTTTTTCAGAAATGAAGTTTTAACAAGTAAAGTAATATATACAGCACGAGAACTACAAAAGATTAGAGATATGATTGGCCAGATGAATTATGTTGCGAAGTGAAAAATAAAGTAAAACTTTAATTAGTGGGGGTTTATGGGCAACCCGACTTCTACCCTTTACAGCCGAATTTTGAGGTGGGAGTCTAACTGCCCGCAAATAGCGGGATAAAGTAGGTGTTATTTGGGTGGAGAAAGGTAAAAGCTCTATATTGTGGGGAATGTTGTACATTTATTTTTGTTTGCATATATTAATGTACATTGCGTTTATTTTCGTTATTGATATGGTTCATGTGTCATTGAGTGTAATGAGTATTTTGGTGGTAGTAATGCCTTTTATTTTATTAGTTATTATTCAAAAGTCTATCTTACATGTTTCGGCAAGACGTGATAAAGGTAAGAAACAACTGTTCACTATAATGATGGTAGGTCTCATTCCATTGCTAGTATGCACCGTACAATTAAGTATAAATAAATACACTTCAAATTTTAATCAGGATCGGTGGTTAAATTATGAAGAAAAACGAGTACATATGGTAGATGACCTATTACAGGAGCATAAATTGATAGGGAAATCAAACGAGGAAATTACAAAATTGTTAGGGGCCCCTACGAAAACAAGCAGTTTGGAAACGGGAATTACTACACTATACTATCTTGGGAATGAACGTGGTTTCATTCCTATAGATAGTGAATGTCTTGTTTTGCAATTTGATAAAGATGGTAGAGTTATAGAGTATAAGGTACAACGAGATTGAAATAGTGAGAGGAGAAGCTATATCTTTTATAGCTTCTTTTCTATATTCCAATATAGAAAAAGTAGGCAAATAGTAGTCATTCCTATCTATACGAATGAGATAGAGTTTGTTATATTGTAAAGGGTTATTTAGTTTAGAAGTCTGCTAGATAGCCTTAAATATTTTAGATTAGGGAGGGAAG
It encodes:
- the phnE gene encoding phosphonate ABC transporter, permease protein PhnE yields the protein MSKTTIIVPKPKKPSIYRWIIFIALTVIYVWAFSGVPLEGIKNTAGEITKAIMTGVLNPDWSYVSLPDGEDLLHGLIDTLAIAILGTFISAFLSVPFAFWAATNMSSGKLTSGTGKFVLSFVRTFPELVMALLFIKAVGPGSFAGVLALGLHSIGMLGKLYSEGIENIDKGPTEALIATGANRFQILWYAVLPQVLPDFLSYTLYRFEINVRSAAILGVIGAGGIGTPLIFALSSRNWSRVGIILLGIILMVIIIDFISSSIRKRII
- the tkt gene encoding transketolase encodes the protein MSHSIEQLSINTIRTLSIDAIEKANSGHPGMPMGAAPMAYTLWTQFMKHNPNNPTWFNRDRFVLSAGHGSMLLYSLLHLSGYDLTMDDLKNFRQWGSKTPGHPEYGHTAGVDATTGPLGQGIATAVGMAMAERHLAAKYNRDAYNVVDHHTYAICGDGDLMEGVSAEASSLAAHLQLGRLVVLYDSNDISLDGDLNRSFSESVEDRYKAYGWQVIRVEDGNDIEAIAKAIEEAKADEKRPTLIEVRTTIGFGSPNKSGKSASHGSPLGVDETKLTKEAYAWTAEQDFHVAEEVYDNFRKTVQDVGETTQAAWNTMLGEYAQAYPELANELQAAMNGLLPEGWEQSLPTYEVGSKAATRNSSGAVINAIAESVPSLFGGSADLAGSNKTYMNNEKDFTRADYSGKNIWYGVREFAMGAAMNGIALHGGLKTYGGTFFVFSDYLRPAIRLAALMQLPVTYVFTHDSIAVGEDGPTHEPVEQLAALRAMPNVSVIRPADGNESVAAWRLALESTKTPTALVLTRQDLPTLEGAKDDTYEKVAKGAYVVSASKKETADVILIATGSEVSLAIEAQKALAADGVDAAVVSMPSMDRFEAQTAEYKESVLPKAVTKRFAIEMGATMGWHRYVGLDGDVLGIDTFGASAPGEKIMEEYGFTVENVVRKVKEML
- the sirA gene encoding sporulation inhibitor of replication protein SirA, which translates into the protein MKTYELYLIQEDIAKAYFGREYLFFDLFARFSESGFLSEKKVLYKQMTYITMPLQVMKIHHKLEQALRVLGKYERTNHTHTLYTGAEYGEIMVKPQYIRINTSGNVSMETTFFEVLRKCELTFLAMDYENKKYGWLNPLKQVRTYV
- a CDS encoding YneF family protein, with amino-acid sequence MPMWLGILVGVVALVAGVALGFFIARKYMMNYLQKNPPINEQMLKMMMMQMGQKPSQKKINQMMSAMNKQQTK
- a CDS encoding ABC transporter transmembrane domain-containing protein, which encodes MKVFFNLAWFFKQEKRAYIIGIIMLFGVALLELVAPRVLGIVVDEINNGTLTSEKLLNWVILLVVVGITMYILRYLWRIMIFGSSLKLARQLRKNLYEHFTKMSPSFYQSRRTGDLMAHATNDIQAIQQTAGAGVLTLVDSLAVGGCVLVAMGFTISWKLTLLSLIPMPIVAISTNYYGTLLHRRFHKAQQSFSEINDKVQESMSGMKVIRSLGQEKEDLQAFRKKSEDVVHKNMLVARIDSLFDPTISLIVGFSFLIAICYGSLLVVRGELTVGELVTFTTYLGTLVWPMLAFGWLFNIMERGRASYDRVEKILSQTSDVVNRDNAINTIASGDVSFAVDSFSYKKNELLNLKDIYFNLRKGETLGVVGRTGAGKTTLLKCLIREYDHFNGELKVGERDIRDLTLHGVRSAISYVPQDHFLFSASIGENIAFGKADATYKEISRAADIACIHNDIFQFPEGYDTVVGERGVSLSGGQKQRISIARALLTNAEILILDDCLSAVDAKTEETILTALKRERAEKTTIITAHRLSAIQHANLILVIDEGRVMQRGTHEQLMKENGWYKEMYESQQLEALVEKGGV
- a CDS encoding ABC transporter ATP-binding protein, encoding MAEKKRSDLRRLLSYMRPYKGLLAVAFLFLVGATVTEMMGPFLIKQFLDEHLVPGNFEQSALVTLFVVYIIAHLLKVLFTYLDLLYFQNIAFKIVQDMRVEVYEHVQKLSLSFFDRTPIGTLVSRITNDTEAIKDFYVSVLSTFVKNVVFLVGILVAMFLLDVKLALFSLILIPVMFAIMVLYQRKSAAFYLEVRNQLSILNAKLNESIQGMNIVQVFRQEKRMRKEFEEVNNKHFSAGRRTLKLDALLLRPATDLVHIVAIAVVLGLFGIDALKSPVEVGVLYAFVNYIHRFFQPVNEMMMKLSFFQQALVSSSRVFHLMDDKDLAPVQMGSEQPRVANGEIQFKDVTFSYDGKRDVLKNVSFHVKSGQTVAFVGHTGSGKSTIMNLLMRFYNIKSGNIVIDGVDLEKFEEQEIRKKIGLVLQDAFLFAGNVKQNIRMYNEEITDEEIEEAAKFVQANTFIEKLPEQYDTEVVERGAAFSSGQRQLIAFARTIATNPKVLVLDEATANIDTETEEAIQTALQQMRKGRTTIAIAHRLSTIQDADQIFVMHEGEIVESGTHQELLSKQGLYYNMYLLQNKGSLQQAL
- a CDS encoding GH25 family lysozyme, with translation MQNRSSSNITFIDVSHWEGNINWNAVKSSGIPAAYAKATEGVNYIDPTFVQNVQAARDANVLIGAYHFAHPEQNDAISEAKHFVNILQSNQTDLIPVLDLESPTDTSNSSLTGATISNWARSFVNYVKQATGKNVMLYTGVWYINEFGISGLSDIPLWISKYSSIPPADAGGWTEWTAWQYTDSGQISGVGNCDVSAAVSLEALQGNGASGGGNVFTPNNATPVYGVAVINGDNVNLRSGPSLQSSVIRQLNRGESYEVWGEQNGWLCLGTNQWVYNDSSYIQYKHYVATITGDNVNLRDAPSLNGNVIRQLHHSESYRVWSKQDGWLCLGTNQWVYYDSSYIQYGVQ
- a CDS encoding nuclease-related domain-containing protein — its product is MEYVLIGGILILLAVVFVLFYKNKQLESESQQVEFEKKQAIETYENEIAATITGHKEQQDTLKNMEQKKYNDLQVNTARELENMRMMKNQLAVQHSKERSEMQDKHSREVHMFQNLIADLREYTKNGAEVNAHEILHYMKRGFVEQGIILEEEFHIIPNVFMIRNKYRDKRDINDNRIHHLILCKTGIYLLETKEWTGKLIHGLTKENAGIYSFMIEEIGKYQHEIEKEETLEFITDGTSLTLQVRNEGNPAYKAKMLSQTLYNCLEEMQVDIVKEKVKPIVYFENESGKEVIDLSNEELPRFKDREQIVTFFRNEVLTSKVIYTARELQKIRDMIGQMNYVAK